In Triticum aestivum cultivar Chinese Spring chromosome 5B, IWGSC CS RefSeq v2.1, whole genome shotgun sequence, the following proteins share a genomic window:
- the LOC123110193 gene encoding probable serine/threonine protein kinase IRE isoform X1 — MEKDSVGGQARRATVSAAGGREMDSPRFRAILRATSGRRKRAPDVKSFSHELNPGGAAGHQHHLAARNRPRGEDEFIGAVKSKFIRLKEEVDCELGVFAGDLVGLLERATADEEDQQYWRVTLEDLLVVTQKCAEMSPEEFWVKCEGIVQALDDRRQELTTAGGALKQAHTRILFILTRCTRLLQFRKELSGYCGDVDGKHQHVLGLHQLSDLGLYPLHSANGGSTELGRRSTSSLTELKERLIRRRMLEHKHLTLDFAGRHFLGDAGDSPGSGSSGKISSWKKLPSPARHKNAEAKEDKITPTKKAITRNKVDVDEIVERIDAASIHPDGLASLGDSAVKIEISPEYPGAQQIIVDGKPRMICRICDFEIPMSCAEGHFIACTLADRCDSKGLSIDKRLQRVAEVLERVLACFDAKSPHDAEFHHPENTRASTSSLTEEPDGSMDHDNDLSHLLTVPSSELFSEGALTPASGNLSQSPLLTPRTSHEESQLTKHKAFVELESFQQVESLLTIARGIESIKSSEYNSLEDLSSYLEDLNAVIDTRNVDALVVETFGRRIAKLLQEKFMQLCGQIDDMSTESLGPIDEDGPLENSVSSRTSQLNGKFKDRTSIEDFEIIKPISRGAFGRVFLAKKRVTGDLFAIKVLKKADMIRKNAVESILAERDILISARNPFVVRFFYSFTCRENLYLVMEYLNGGDLYSLLRGLGCLDEDMARTYIAELVLALEYLHSLNVIHRDLKPDNLLISRDGHIKLTDFGLSKVGLINSTDDLSGPDVSSALVGDNQPTDAEQRAHKRQQRQKQTAVGTPDYLAPEILLGMSHGPTADWWSVGVILFEILVGIPPFNAEHPQIIFDNIMNREIPWPQVPQELSSEAYDLIDKLLIENPVQRLGATGAGEVKAHPFFKGINWDMIARQQAVFIPCTDDEYDTSYFACRHAWGAADEHVTTAPNEYDDRSETSSMSCGSSPRSCDYGEDGDECGSMEEFGPPLSVKYSFSNFSFKNISQLASMNYDLMTKHNEDPLQSSRS; from the exons ATGGAG AAGGACAGCGTTGGTGGACAGGCGCGGAGGGCGACGGTGAGCGCGGCGGGAGGGAGGGAGATGGACTCGCCGCGGTTCCGGGCGATCCTGCGGGCGACGAGCGGGCGCCGGAAGCGGGCGCCGGACGTCAAGAGCTTCTCGCACGAGCTCAACCCGGGGGGCGCGGCGGGGCACCAGCACCACCTGGCCGCGCGGAACAGGCCGCGTGGCGAAGACGAGTTCATCGGCGCCGTCAAGAGCAAGTTCATCAGGCTCAAGGAGGAGGTGGACTGCGAGCTCGGCGTCTTCGCGGGGGACCTCGTTGGCCTCCTCGAGCGGGCCACGGCTGACGAGGAGGACCAACAGTACTGGCGCGTCACGCTCGAGGACCTGCTCGTCGTCACGCAGAAGTGCGCCGAGATGAGCCCTGAGGAGTTCTGGGTCAAGTGCGAGGGCATCGTCCAGGCCCTCGACGACCGCCGCCAGGAGCTCACCACAGCAGGTGGGGCGCTCAAGCAGGCGCACACGCGCATCCTCTTCATCCTCACCCGCTGCACGCGGCTCCTGCAGTTCCGCAAGGAGCTCAGCGGCTACTGCGGCGACGTCGACGGCAAGCACCAGCACGTGCTCGGCCTGCACCAGCTCAGCGACCTGGGGCTCTACCCATTGCACTCTGCCAACGGCGGCTCCACGGAGCTAGGCCGCAGGAGCACCTCCAGCTTGACCGAGCTTAAGGAGAGGCTCATCAGGAGGAGGATGCTGGAGCACAAGCACCTTACCCTGGACTTCGCGGGGCGGCACTTCCTGGGAGATGCCGGTGATTCTCCCGGCAGCGGCAGCAGTGGCAAGATATCGTCTTGGAAGAAGCTGCCGTCTCCTGCTCGCCATAAGAACGCGGAGGCAAAGGAGGACAAGATCACCCCAACAAAGAAGGCAATAACCAGGAACAAGGTCGACGTGGATGAGATTGTTGAGAGGATTGACGCAGCTAGCATTCATCCGGACGGCCTGGCTTCTCTTGGGGACTCAGCAGTCAAGATCGAGATTTCACCAGAGTACCCAGGGGCCCAACAAATAATCGTTGATGGAAAGCCAAGGATGATATGCAGGATCTGCGATTTTGAGATCCCGATGTCTTGTGCAGAAGGCCATTTCATAGCATGCACACTTGCTGATCGGTGTGATTCCAAGGGCTTGAGTATTGACAAGCGGCTACAAAGGGTTGCCGAGGTGCTTGAGAGGGTGCTTGCTTGCTTTGACGCAAAGAGCCCACATGATGCGGAATTTCATCATCCTGAGAACACAAGAGCTAGCACATCGAGTTTAACAGAAGAACCCGATGGATCCATGGATCATGATAACGATTTGTCTCATCTGTTGACAGTGCCATCATCAGAACTGTTTTCAGAA GGAGCACTGACACCTGCATCAGGAAACTTGTCGCAGTCACCATTATTGACACCAAGAACTAGCCACGAAGAATCACAGCTGACTAAACACAAGGCATTTGTCGAACTAGAGAGTTTTCAGCAG GTCGAAAGTTTACTGACTATAGCTAGAGGCATTGAGAGCATAAAAAGTTCAGAGTACAACTCACTGGAGGACTTGAGCTCTTACCTTGAAGATCTGAATGCTGTTATTGACACGAGGAATGTGGATGCCCTTGTTGTGGAGACTTTTGGAAGAAGGATAGCCAAGTTACTACA GGAGAAATTTATGCAATTATGCGGACAAATAGATGATATGAGCACCGAATCTTTAGGTCCAATAGATGAAGATGGTCCTCTGGAGAATAGTGTAAGCTCAAGAACAAGCCAGCTAAATGGGAAATTTAAGGACCGTACCTCAATTGAGGACTTCGAAATTATAAAGCCAATCAGCCGTGGTGCATTTGGGCGTGTATTTCTTGCAAAGAAAAGGGTAACAGGAGACCTTTTTGCCATCAAG GTGCTGAAGAAAGCTGATATGATCCGCAAGAATGCAGTTGAAAGCATCTTGGCGGAGCGTGACATCTTAATATCAGCTCGTAACCCATTTGTG GTTCGATTTTTCTACTCCTTCACATGTAGGGAAAACCTTTATCTTGTTATGGAGTACTTGAATGGAGGAGATCTCTATTCCCTCTTGAGAGGCTTAGGTTGTTTGGATGAAGATATGGCAAGGACATATATAGCAGAACTG GTTCTTGCATTGGAGTATCTGCATTCTTTGAATGTGATTCACCGTGATTTGAAGCCCGACAACTTGTTAATCTCCCGTGATGGCCATATAAAG TTGACTGACTTTGGGCTATCAAAGGTTGGTCTTATAAATAGCACCGATGATTTATCTGGTCCAGATGTCAGCAGTGCTCTAGTGGGTGACAATCAACCAACAGATGCAGAACAACGTGCACACAAACGACAGCAGAGGCAAAAGCAGACAGCTGTGGGCACTCCTGACTATTTGGCCCCGGAGATACTACTAGGGATGAGCCATG GTCCAACTGCGGATTGGTGGTCGGTTGGTGTTATTCTCTTCGAGATTCTTGTAGGAATTCCTCCATTCAATGCTGAGCATCCACAG ATAATATTTGACAACATAATGAACCGGGAAATACCTTGGCCACAAGTACCACAGGAACTGAGCTCCGAAGCATATGACTTGATTGACAA GTTGCTAATTGAGAACCCGGTACAAAGATTAGGTGCGACTGGTGCTGGAGAG GTAAAGGCTCATCCGTTCTTTAAGGGCATCAATTGGGATATGATTGCTAGACAGCAG GCCGTGTTTATTCCCTGTACAGACGATGAATATGATACAAGTTACTTTGCCTGCCGTCATGCGTGGGGTGCTGCTGATGAGCATGTCACTACAGCCCCCAATGAGTACGACGACAGAAGTGAGACTAGTAGCATGAGTTGTGGCAGCAGTCCACGTAGTTGCGACTACGGAGAAGAT GGAGATGAATGTGGTAGCATGGAAGAGTTCGGTCCTCCTCTGTCGGTGAAATATTCTTTCAGCAACTTCTCATTCAAG AACATTTCCCAGCTAGCATCGATGAATTATGATCTGATGACGAAGCATAACGAAGATCCTTTGCAATCTTCAAGATCCTGA
- the LOC123115510 gene encoding uncharacterized protein, with product MAARVHHHHHYPVLVSAAASPARSEDMRLRRSRPPAKTEDRRLRRSPPVSLEKARRQGRASRGGAAVAGTAAGTAAGCAAVCACFPFAVIELAVLATVRAPAAMCRRTIRERRSRRCEARAMRKKEMEGVILGGDASPKSVAATQEKHAALKAEEEEEQGWRHWPIKPAAAAVAAAEELAEAEKEVWERFYGTGGFGRSPSEHEETW from the coding sequence ATGGCGGCCAGggtgcaccaccaccaccactaccccGTGCTGGTCTCGGCAGCGGCGTCGCCTGCTAGGTCGGAGGACATGCGGCTGAGGCGGTCGCGTCCGCCTGCCAAGACAGAGGACAGGCGGCTGAGGCGGTCTCCGCCGGTGTCGCTGGAGAAGGCGCGGCGGCAGGGGCGGGCGTCGCGGGGcggggctgcggtggcggggacGGCGGCAGGGACGGCAGCGGGGTGCGCGGCCGTGTGCGCCTGCTTCCCGTTCGCGGTGATTGAGCTCGCCGTCCTAGCCACCGTGCGCGCGCCCGCCGCGATGTGCCGCCGCACCATCCGCGAGCGGCGCAGCCGGCGATGCGAGGCCCGGGCCATGCGGAAGAAGGAGATGGAGGGCGTCATCCTCGGCGGGGACGCGTCGCCCAAGTCGGTGGCCGCGACCCAGGAGAAGCACGCCGCGCTgaaggcggaggaggaagaggagcaggGGTGGCGCCATTGGCCGATCAAGCCCGCGGCGGCGGCTGTGGCTGCGGCCGAGGAGCTCgcggaggcggagaaggaggtgtgGGAGCGCTTCTACGGCACCGGCGGCTTCGGGAGGAGCCCGTCGGAGCACGAGGAAACGTGGTGA
- the LOC123110193 gene encoding probable serine/threonine protein kinase IRE isoform X2: MEKDSVGGQARRATVSAAGGREMDSPRFRAILRATSGRRKRAPDVKSFSHELNPGGAAGHQHHLAARNRPRGEDEFIGAVKSKFIRLKEEVDCELGVFAGDLVGLLERATADEEDQQYWRVTLEDLLVVTQKCAEMSPEEFWVKCEGIVQALDDRRQELTTAGGALKQAHTRILFILTRCTRLLQFRKELSGYCGDVDGKHQHVLGLHQLSDLGLYPLHSANGGSTELGRRSTSSLTELKERLIRRRMLEHKHLTLDFAGRHFLGDAGDSPGSGSSGKISSWKKLPSPARHKNAEAKEDKITPTKKAITRNKVDVDEIVERIDAASIHPDGLASLGDSAVKIEISPEYPGAQQIIVDGKPRMICRICDFEIPMSCAEGHFIACTLADRCDSKGLSIDKRLQRVAEVLERVLACFDAKSPHDAEFHHPENTRASTSSLTEEPDGSMDHDNDLSHLLTVPSSELFSEGALTPASGNLSQSPLLTPRTSHEESQLTKHKAFVELESFQQVESLLTIARGIESIKSSEYNSLEDLSSYLEDLNAVIDTRNVDALVVETFGRRIAKLLQEKFMQLCGQIDDMSTESLGPIDEDGPLENSVSSRTSQLNGKFKDRTSIEDFEIIKPISRGAFGRVFLAKKRVTGDLFAIKVLKKADMIRKNAVESILAERDILISARNPFVVRFFYSFTCRENLYLVMEYLNGGDLYSLLRGLGCLDEDMARTYIAELVLALEYLHSLNVIHRDLKPDNLLISRDGHIKLTDFGLSKVGLINSTDDLSGPDVSSALVGDNQPTDAEQRAHKRQQRQKQTAVGTPDYLAPEILLGMSHGPTADWWSVGVILFEILVGIPPFNAEHPQIIFDNIMNREIPWPQVPQELSSEAYDLIDKLLIENPVQRLGATGAGESR, encoded by the exons ATGGAG AAGGACAGCGTTGGTGGACAGGCGCGGAGGGCGACGGTGAGCGCGGCGGGAGGGAGGGAGATGGACTCGCCGCGGTTCCGGGCGATCCTGCGGGCGACGAGCGGGCGCCGGAAGCGGGCGCCGGACGTCAAGAGCTTCTCGCACGAGCTCAACCCGGGGGGCGCGGCGGGGCACCAGCACCACCTGGCCGCGCGGAACAGGCCGCGTGGCGAAGACGAGTTCATCGGCGCCGTCAAGAGCAAGTTCATCAGGCTCAAGGAGGAGGTGGACTGCGAGCTCGGCGTCTTCGCGGGGGACCTCGTTGGCCTCCTCGAGCGGGCCACGGCTGACGAGGAGGACCAACAGTACTGGCGCGTCACGCTCGAGGACCTGCTCGTCGTCACGCAGAAGTGCGCCGAGATGAGCCCTGAGGAGTTCTGGGTCAAGTGCGAGGGCATCGTCCAGGCCCTCGACGACCGCCGCCAGGAGCTCACCACAGCAGGTGGGGCGCTCAAGCAGGCGCACACGCGCATCCTCTTCATCCTCACCCGCTGCACGCGGCTCCTGCAGTTCCGCAAGGAGCTCAGCGGCTACTGCGGCGACGTCGACGGCAAGCACCAGCACGTGCTCGGCCTGCACCAGCTCAGCGACCTGGGGCTCTACCCATTGCACTCTGCCAACGGCGGCTCCACGGAGCTAGGCCGCAGGAGCACCTCCAGCTTGACCGAGCTTAAGGAGAGGCTCATCAGGAGGAGGATGCTGGAGCACAAGCACCTTACCCTGGACTTCGCGGGGCGGCACTTCCTGGGAGATGCCGGTGATTCTCCCGGCAGCGGCAGCAGTGGCAAGATATCGTCTTGGAAGAAGCTGCCGTCTCCTGCTCGCCATAAGAACGCGGAGGCAAAGGAGGACAAGATCACCCCAACAAAGAAGGCAATAACCAGGAACAAGGTCGACGTGGATGAGATTGTTGAGAGGATTGACGCAGCTAGCATTCATCCGGACGGCCTGGCTTCTCTTGGGGACTCAGCAGTCAAGATCGAGATTTCACCAGAGTACCCAGGGGCCCAACAAATAATCGTTGATGGAAAGCCAAGGATGATATGCAGGATCTGCGATTTTGAGATCCCGATGTCTTGTGCAGAAGGCCATTTCATAGCATGCACACTTGCTGATCGGTGTGATTCCAAGGGCTTGAGTATTGACAAGCGGCTACAAAGGGTTGCCGAGGTGCTTGAGAGGGTGCTTGCTTGCTTTGACGCAAAGAGCCCACATGATGCGGAATTTCATCATCCTGAGAACACAAGAGCTAGCACATCGAGTTTAACAGAAGAACCCGATGGATCCATGGATCATGATAACGATTTGTCTCATCTGTTGACAGTGCCATCATCAGAACTGTTTTCAGAA GGAGCACTGACACCTGCATCAGGAAACTTGTCGCAGTCACCATTATTGACACCAAGAACTAGCCACGAAGAATCACAGCTGACTAAACACAAGGCATTTGTCGAACTAGAGAGTTTTCAGCAG GTCGAAAGTTTACTGACTATAGCTAGAGGCATTGAGAGCATAAAAAGTTCAGAGTACAACTCACTGGAGGACTTGAGCTCTTACCTTGAAGATCTGAATGCTGTTATTGACACGAGGAATGTGGATGCCCTTGTTGTGGAGACTTTTGGAAGAAGGATAGCCAAGTTACTACA GGAGAAATTTATGCAATTATGCGGACAAATAGATGATATGAGCACCGAATCTTTAGGTCCAATAGATGAAGATGGTCCTCTGGAGAATAGTGTAAGCTCAAGAACAAGCCAGCTAAATGGGAAATTTAAGGACCGTACCTCAATTGAGGACTTCGAAATTATAAAGCCAATCAGCCGTGGTGCATTTGGGCGTGTATTTCTTGCAAAGAAAAGGGTAACAGGAGACCTTTTTGCCATCAAG GTGCTGAAGAAAGCTGATATGATCCGCAAGAATGCAGTTGAAAGCATCTTGGCGGAGCGTGACATCTTAATATCAGCTCGTAACCCATTTGTG GTTCGATTTTTCTACTCCTTCACATGTAGGGAAAACCTTTATCTTGTTATGGAGTACTTGAATGGAGGAGATCTCTATTCCCTCTTGAGAGGCTTAGGTTGTTTGGATGAAGATATGGCAAGGACATATATAGCAGAACTG GTTCTTGCATTGGAGTATCTGCATTCTTTGAATGTGATTCACCGTGATTTGAAGCCCGACAACTTGTTAATCTCCCGTGATGGCCATATAAAG TTGACTGACTTTGGGCTATCAAAGGTTGGTCTTATAAATAGCACCGATGATTTATCTGGTCCAGATGTCAGCAGTGCTCTAGTGGGTGACAATCAACCAACAGATGCAGAACAACGTGCACACAAACGACAGCAGAGGCAAAAGCAGACAGCTGTGGGCACTCCTGACTATTTGGCCCCGGAGATACTACTAGGGATGAGCCATG GTCCAACTGCGGATTGGTGGTCGGTTGGTGTTATTCTCTTCGAGATTCTTGTAGGAATTCCTCCATTCAATGCTGAGCATCCACAG ATAATATTTGACAACATAATGAACCGGGAAATACCTTGGCCACAAGTACCACAGGAACTGAGCTCCGAAGCATATGACTTGATTGACAA GTTGCTAATTGAGAACCCGGTACAAAGATTAGGTGCGACTGGTGCTGGAGAG AGCAGGTAA